The following proteins are encoded in a genomic region of Streptomyces sp. SLBN-31:
- a CDS encoding response regulator transcription factor, with translation MTADISVLIVDDHPVVRDGLRGMFESAPGFRVLGEAVNGVEAVERAAALDPDVVLMDLRMPGGGGVDAIAELTRRGARAKVLVLTTYDTDTDTLPAIEAGATGYLLKDAPRDELFTAVRAAAEGRTVLSPAVASRLVSAVRAPGNEPLSAREREVLTLVARGTSNREIARELFISEATVKTHLTHLYAKLGVNDRAAAVATAYQRGILG, from the coding sequence ATGACCGCTGACATCTCCGTGCTGATCGTCGACGACCATCCCGTCGTACGGGACGGTCTGCGCGGCATGTTCGAGTCCGCGCCGGGCTTCCGCGTCCTCGGCGAGGCCGTGAACGGCGTCGAGGCGGTCGAGCGGGCCGCCGCCCTCGACCCCGACGTGGTCCTGATGGACCTGCGCATGCCGGGCGGCGGCGGGGTCGACGCCATCGCCGAACTCACCCGGCGCGGCGCCCGCGCCAAGGTCCTGGTGCTGACGACGTACGACACCGACACCGACACCCTGCCGGCGATCGAGGCCGGCGCCACGGGCTACCTGCTCAAGGACGCCCCGCGCGACGAGCTGTTCACCGCCGTGCGCGCCGCCGCCGAGGGCCGCACCGTCCTCTCCCCGGCCGTCGCCTCCCGCCTGGTCTCCGCGGTCCGCGCCCCCGGCAACGAGCCCCTCTCCGCCCGCGAACGCGAGGTCCTGACCCTGGTCGCCAGGGGCACCTCCAACCGCGAGATCGCCCGCGAACTGTTCATCAGCGAGGCGACCGTGAAGACCCACCTCACCCACCTGTACGCCAAGCTGGGCGTGAACGACCGCGCGGCCGCGGTGGCCACGGCGTACCAGCGGGGCATCCTCGGCTAG
- the glgX gene encoding glycogen debranching protein GlgX codes for MSSAAEQKAVAEEGVRPAAVVDGAPRRVPGVPVRPGAPTPLGARFRTGPDGVAGTNFALWAGGAEAVELCLFDERGKETRVRLAELTHEIWHGFVPGVVPGQRYGYRVHGRWDPWTGGRWNPAKLLLDPYARAVDGDFGLPPEVYGHVRDWPQQHVADTVRDERDSAPYVPKGVVVHDDDDWSDDRRPKTPWADSVIYELHVRGFTKLHPGIPEELRGTYAGLAHPAAIEHLVKLGVTAVELLPVHQFAHEDHLLRRGLKNYWGYNSIGYFAPHAGYAASGTTGQQVGEFKRMVRALHAAGIEVILDVVYNHTAEAGELGPTLSLKGIDNRGYYRLQSDARRYADYTGCGNTLHVVQPHVLRLITDSLRYWVTEMGVDGFRFDLAAALARSMHDVDMLSPFLAVIAQDPVLRRVKLIAEPWDVGSGGYQVGAFPPLWTEWNDRYRNAVRDFWRGALPDVRDLGYRLSGSSDLYAWGGRRPYASVNFITAHDGFTLRDLVSYERKHNEANGEGNRDGTDDNRSWNCGAEGETDDERVRALRRRQLRNLLTTLLLSTGVPMLVAGDELGRTQRGNNNAYCQDNEIGWLDWGLLSEPGWKALFDLTARLIALRHRHPVLRRRAFFSGRAHSADGLRDLAWFTSRGAEMTERDWYAPAATLGMYLSGRDIPGRDERGEAILDDSFLAVLHAGDRPSDFVLPGPPWAERYEVVVDTSRETQSEEPAVTHRAGAAITVPARSVLLLRVAG; via the coding sequence GTGTCCAGCGCAGCCGAGCAGAAGGCGGTCGCCGAGGAGGGCGTGCGCCCTGCCGCCGTGGTCGACGGCGCGCCCCGCAGGGTGCCGGGCGTGCCCGTGCGGCCGGGTGCGCCGACGCCGCTGGGCGCCCGGTTCCGTACCGGGCCGGACGGGGTGGCGGGCACCAACTTCGCGCTGTGGGCGGGCGGGGCGGAGGCGGTGGAGCTGTGCCTGTTCGACGAGCGGGGCAAGGAGACACGGGTCCGTCTGGCCGAGCTGACCCATGAGATCTGGCACGGCTTCGTGCCGGGGGTGGTGCCCGGGCAGCGGTACGGCTACCGGGTGCACGGCCGCTGGGACCCGTGGACGGGCGGCCGCTGGAACCCGGCCAAGCTGCTGCTCGACCCGTACGCGCGCGCGGTGGACGGCGACTTCGGGCTGCCGCCGGAGGTGTACGGGCATGTGCGCGACTGGCCGCAGCAGCACGTCGCGGACACGGTGCGCGACGAGCGGGACTCGGCGCCGTACGTCCCCAAGGGCGTCGTCGTCCACGACGACGACGACTGGTCCGACGACCGCCGCCCGAAGACCCCGTGGGCGGACTCGGTCATCTACGAGCTGCACGTGCGGGGCTTCACCAAGCTGCACCCGGGCATCCCGGAGGAGTTGCGCGGCACCTACGCCGGGCTGGCGCACCCGGCGGCGATCGAGCACCTGGTGAAGCTGGGCGTCACGGCCGTCGAACTGCTCCCCGTGCACCAGTTCGCCCACGAGGACCACCTGCTGCGCCGCGGGCTGAAGAACTACTGGGGCTACAACTCCATCGGCTACTTCGCCCCGCACGCCGGGTACGCCGCCTCCGGTACGACCGGACAGCAGGTCGGCGAGTTCAAGCGCATGGTGCGGGCGCTGCACGCGGCCGGGATCGAGGTGATCCTGGACGTCGTCTACAACCACACGGCGGAGGCGGGCGAGCTGGGCCCGACCCTCTCCCTGAAGGGCATCGACAACCGCGGCTACTACCGCCTCCAGTCGGACGCCCGGCGCTACGCCGACTACACCGGCTGCGGCAACACCCTGCACGTGGTCCAGCCGCACGTGCTGCGCCTCATCACCGACTCGCTGCGGTACTGGGTGACGGAGATGGGCGTCGACGGCTTCCGCTTCGACCTGGCCGCCGCGCTGGCCCGTTCGATGCACGACGTCGACATGCTCTCGCCGTTCCTCGCGGTCATCGCCCAGGACCCGGTGCTCAGGCGCGTGAAGCTGATCGCCGAGCCGTGGGACGTGGGCTCCGGCGGCTACCAGGTGGGCGCCTTCCCGCCGCTGTGGACGGAGTGGAACGACCGGTACCGCAACGCCGTACGGGACTTCTGGCGCGGCGCGCTGCCCGACGTGCGGGACCTCGGCTACCGCCTGTCGGGCTCCAGCGACCTCTACGCCTGGGGCGGCCGGCGCCCGTACGCCTCCGTCAACTTCATCACCGCGCACGACGGTTTCACCCTGCGCGACCTGGTGTCGTACGAACGCAAGCACAACGAGGCCAACGGCGAGGGCAACCGCGACGGCACGGACGACAACCGGTCCTGGAACTGCGGCGCGGAGGGCGAGACGGACGACGAGCGCGTACGGGCTTTGCGGCGGCGGCAGTTGCGGAACCTGCTGACCACCCTGCTGCTGTCGACGGGCGTGCCGATGCTGGTCGCCGGTGACGAACTGGGCCGCACCCAGCGCGGCAACAACAACGCCTACTGCCAGGACAACGAGATCGGCTGGCTGGACTGGGGCCTGCTGTCGGAGCCCGGCTGGAAGGCGCTGTTCGACCTCACCGCCCGGCTGATCGCGCTGCGCCACCGCCACCCGGTGCTGCGCCGCCGCGCCTTCTTCTCGGGCCGCGCGCACTCCGCGGACGGCCTGCGCGACCTGGCCTGGTTCACCTCGCGCGGCGCCGAGATGACGGAACGGGACTGGTACGCGCCCGCTGCCACGCTCGGCATGTACCTCTCCGGCCGGGACATCCCGGGCCGCGACGAGCGGGGCGAGGCGATCCTCGACGACAGCTTCCTCGCCGTCCTGCACGCCGGTGACCGCCCCTCGGACTTCGTCCTGCCCGGCCCGCCGTGGGCCGAGCGCTACGAAGTGGTCGTCGACACCTCCCGCGAGACGCAGTCGGAGGAACCGGCGGTGACACACCGGGCAGGAGCGGCGATCACGGTCCCGGCCCGCTCGGTACTGCTGCTGCGGGTGGCCGGTTGA